Proteins from a genomic interval of Dama dama isolate Ldn47 chromosome 1, ASM3311817v1, whole genome shotgun sequence:
- the KCNJ11 gene encoding ATP-sensitive inward rectifier potassium channel 11, whose amino-acid sequence MLSRKGIIPEEYVLTRLAEDPAEPRYRARERKARFVSKNGNCNVAHKNIREQGRFLQDVFTTLVDLKWPYTLLIFTMSFLCSWLLFAMVWWLIAFAHGDLAPGEGAAVPCVTSIHSFSSAFLFSIEVQVTIGFGGRMVTEECPLAILILIVQNIVGLMINAIMLGCIFMKTAQAHRRAETLIFSKHAVIALRHGRLCFMLRVGDLRKSMIISATIHMQVVRKTTSPEGEVVPLHQVDIPMENGVGGNSIFLVAPLIIYHVIDANSPLYDLAPCDLHHHQDLEIIVILEGVVETTGITTQARTSYLADEILWGQRFVPIVTEEDGRYSVDYSKFGNTIKVPTPVCTARQLEEDPSLLDVLTLARGPLRKRSVAVAKAKPKFSISPDSLS is encoded by the coding sequence ATGCTGTCCCGCAAAGGCATCATCCCCGAGGAGTATGTGCTCACGCGACTAGCCGAGGACCCCGCAGAGCCCCGGTACCGTGCCCGTGAGCGGAAAGCCCGCTTCGTATCCAAGAACGGCAACTGCAACGTGGCCCACAAGAACATCCGGGAGCAAGGCCGCTTCCTACAGGACGTGTTCACCACGCTGGTGGATCTCAAGTGGCCATACACGCTGCTCATCTTCACCATGTCCTTCCTGTGCAGCTGGCTGCTCTTTGCCATGGTCTGGTGGCTCATCGCCTTTGCCCATGGTGACCTGGCCCCTGGCGAGGGTGCCGCTGTGCCCTGCGTCACCAGCATCCACTCCTTTTCGTCTgccttccttttctccattgaggTCCAGGTGACCATTGGTTTTGGCGGCCGCATGGTGACTGAGGAGTGCCCTCTGGCCATCCTGATCCTCATTGTGCAGAACATCGTGGGGCTCATGATCAACGCCATCATGCTGGGCTGCATCTTCATGAAGACGGCCCAGGCCCACCGGCGAGCCGAGACCCTCATCTTCAGCAAGCATGCAGTCATCGCCCTGCGCCACGGCCGCCTCTGCTTCATGCTGCGCGTGGGTGACCTCCGCAAGAGCATGATCATCAGTGCCACCATCCACATGCAGGTGGTACGCAAGACCACCAGCCCTGAGGGTGAGGTGGTCCCCCTCCACCAGGTGGACATCCCCATGGAGAATGGTGTGGGTGGCAATAGCATCTTCCTGGTGGCTCCGCTCATCATCTACCACGTCATTGACGCCAACAGCCCGCTCTATGACCTGGCGCCCTGCGACCTGCACCACCATCAGGACCTTGAGATCATCGTCATCCTGGAAGGTGTGGTGGAAACCACGGGCATCACCACCCAGGCCCGCACCTCCTACCTGGCCGACGAGATCCTGTGGGGCCAACGCTTTGTACCCATTGTGACCGAGGAGGATGGCCGCTACTCCGTGGACTACTCCAAGTTTGGCAACACCATCAAAGTGCCCACGCCAGTCTGCACGGCCCGCCAGCTTGAGGAGGACCCCAGCCTGCTGGATGTCCTGACCCTCGCTCGTGGGCCCTTACGCAAGCGCAGTGTGGCCGTGGCCAAGGCCAAGCCCAAGTTCAGCATCTCTCCAGACTCCCTGTCCTGA